Proteins from a single region of Apostichopus japonicus isolate 1M-3 chromosome 21, ASM3797524v1, whole genome shotgun sequence:
- the LOC139963089 gene encoding uncharacterized protein, with translation MRNPPEDSGIVKRFSYKESNSSSSDGQNSFQTSYNPTDSASKSKSLLGNSDMDVIWSVRNDGTAARKDMLTALSPPPMKGFYSRYTSQDPRFKSLLDSREKGSKYGQSGGQSQYAYSQKKSSYSYSQERGNQQRYSEPSSTFSRQQPPPHTTTRKKFSQQEYSEKDSGINREDGNFDSPSPPSEKGRNSSNSWDDFF, from the exons ATGAGAAACCCACCAGAAGATTCAG GTATTGTGAAGAGGTTTTCCTACAAGGAGTCGAACAGCAGCAGTAGTGATGGCCAGAATAGTTTTCAGACAAGCTATAACCCTACTGAca GTGCCTCCAAATCAAAATCTCTTTTGGGCAACTCAGACATGGACGTGATATGGAGCGTCCGTAACGATGGCACCGCTGCTCGCAAAGACATGTTGACAGCGTTATCTCCTCCCCCGATGAAAGGCTTCTACTCAAGGTACACATCTCAAGATCCTCGTTTCAAGTCACTCCTTGATAGTCGAGAGAAAGGCTCTAAATACGGGCAAAGTGGAG GACAATCTCAGTACGCTTACAGTCAGAAAAAGTCGAGCTACTCGTATTCACAAGAAAGAGGTAACCAGCAAAGATACTCAGAGCCGTCCAGCACTTTCAGCAGACAGCAACCACCACCGCACACTACAACTCGAAAGAAGTTTTCACAACAAGAAT ATTCAGAAAAGGATTCAGGCATCAACCGAGAGGACGGTAATTTTGACAGCCCTAGCCCTCCTTCAGAGAAGGGCAGAAACAGTTCAAATTCCTGGGATGACTTTTTCTGA
- the LOC139963086 gene encoding uncharacterized protein — protein MMDQENLFSRLRRLANKVENESNLFQERMQKPPDQRVASDATANNILKEMQYDVHRLKNDASKELTKQKEANSFQDVLAACDNLVRVNQRQASSLKEYLIQYGYQPINQETKLTTKKKSSSDDKENALGDDVAKVGDDQVHSQNKGPCTPPKDEASSCKVDGDKTPKMEDFGLSMNRVNIFLKKDGPTSSQKNADVPDPERYTPFEATAVYQHSGNSNFSDSELNLSNEPQAPLLSSRKQHPHISQNLYLQHGDHSRCDSVEPQSPNITSWFLQEPSKPPVQPVISLQAEPFTPPTPDCQATEMLSVMPEEPMRSMVTAEKTEPKEPVQNYPKVENITPELPPCLSDYRGNLSSQQDMATPVHTKAMPSRLAFLQAEQGTPRTPELTMSLSQVHSRPVPNVRVDLPVSQVRGNYGQANVAADLQTPTRQEMHPQSISSCEHIAPIKEQEFSSLSSKMKQNLSIERVNGWIKIMDNYLAEKPMGEKMLCSEDLESLQGYPWLRALLMLMVNFQRMERRADGDDVIFIPSSMNL, from the exons ATGATGGATCAGGAAAATTTGTTCTCGCGACTTAGACGACTGGCAAATAAAGTCGAAAATGAATCAAACTTATTCCAGGAAAGAATGCAAAAGCCTCCCGATCAGAGAGTTGCAAGTGATGCAACGGCGAATAACATACTGAAAGAAATGCAGTACGATGTACACAGATTGAAG AATGATGCAAGTAAAGAACTAACAAAGCAGAAGGAAGCCAATTCTTTTCAAGATGTCCTGGCAGCCTGCGACAATCTGGTTCGTGTTAACCAGAGACAAGCCAGCAGCTTAAAAGAGTATCTCATACAGTATGGGTATCAACCCATTAATCAGGAGACAAAATTAA CAACAAAGAAGAAAAGCTCATCTGACGATAAGGAAAATGCCCTGGGAGATGATGTTGCAAAAGTTGGTGATGATCAGGTGCATTCGCAAAACAAAGG GCCTTGCACACCTCCAAAGGATGAAGCCAGTAGCTGTAAAGTTGACGGAGACAAAACCCCCAAAATGGAAGACTTTGGTCTGAGCATGAATCGAGTGAATATCTTTTTGAAGAAAGATGGGCCAACCTCATCTCAGAAAAATGCAGATGTTCCAGATCCTGAAAG ATATACCCCATTCGAGGCCACGGCAGTATATCAACACTCTGGCAACTCAAATTTTAGTG ATTCTGAGCTGAATTTGAGCAATGAGCCACAAGCTCCATTGCTATCCTCCAGAAAACAACACCCCCACATATCTCAGAACCTGTACCTGCAACACGGTGACCATTCCCGATGTGACAGCGTGGAGCCTCAATCTCCAAACATAACATCTTGGTTTCTCCAG GAACCTAGCAAGCCCCCCGTTCAACCAGTGATTTCATTGCAAGCTGAACCTTTCACCCCTCCTACCCCTGATTGTCAAGCTACAGAGATGTTAAGTGTGATGCCAGAGGAACCAATGAGATCGATGGTTACGGCAGAGAAAACAGAACCCAAGGAACCAGTTCAAAATTATCCAAAGGTTGAAAATATCACCCCAGAGCTACCTCCCTGCCTCTCAGACTACCGGGGAAATCTGTCATCACAG CAGGATATGGCCACACCTGTTCACACAAAGGCAATGCCAAGCCGTTTAGCTTTCTTACAAGCAGAGCAAGGTACACCGAGGACCCCAGAGCTTACAATGTCTCTGAG CCAAGTGCATTCCAGACCGGTTCCAAATGTCCGAGTGGATCTTCCGGTCAGCCAGGTCAGAGGAAACTACGGCCAGGCAAATGTTGCTGCTGACCTGCAAACACCGACTAGACAGGAAATGCATCCTCAAAG CATATCTTCCTGTGAACATATCGCCCCCATTAAAGAGCAGGAATTTTCCTCTCTCTCATCCAAGATGAAACAGAATCTCTCAATTGAGAGGGTGAATGGTTGGATTAAAATCATGGACAATTACCTAGCTGAGAAACCAA TGGGAGAGAAGATGCTTTGTTCAGAGGATCTAGAGTCTCTTCAGGGATACCCTTGGCTACGAGCATTGCTGATGCTGATGG